In one window of Cytophagaceae bacterium ABcell3 DNA:
- a CDS encoding helix-turn-helix domain-containing protein, which yields MQADKSNRNFELAVKFVNHTSKNLFLTGKAGTGKTTFLRYIKENTHKKHAIVAPTGIAAMNAGGVTIHSFFQLPFGSFVPLQQYSKPHDSGNLFDRHSLMKHLRLRKDKRELMQEIDLLIIDEVSMLRADLLDAIDTILRHVRRRRHIPFGGVQMLFIGDLFQLPPVTAEQEWKVLQEYYPSPFFFHAHGLQEAPPVYLELKKIYRQKDVKFITLLNNLRNNKISNEDLELLKSYYQPNFKPHPESGHILLTTHNAKADIINQEELDKLPGKAYTFEAKLEGNFGKSLPAEQTLTLKEGAQIMFIRNDKGENRRYYNGKTGIIDKIEEDKIYVAFPGQSDKLLVEKETWRNVKYTYNKEEDKIEEDNKGSFTQYPIRLAWAITIHKSQGLTFDKAIIDAGESFAPGQVYVALSRLTSLNGLVLLSKINSDCIYTDAQASAFSQNEPEENQLNKELEQAKESYIHNSLINAFNWNKLLNVFTNFYESFDNRRIPLQEEAQELGEKLLSCVEKQENTASKFTVQLENLLSNKDNKPTDYNHLNERIAAASAYFKEKIHKELFNPIKDHLHIIKTKPKTKKYQKELKYLLNTLKHKKSILEKGLLITQGLAEGTDTEILLKELSDKKESLKKEDSEKTERKKAKVPKGETFRISLKMFKEGKNISDIAQERGLVTSTIENHLIRFISTDELNLEELVPKKKAQQILKAIKQLNQEEDFTLSKLKGMLGEEYTYGEIRAAIAYYKKMEDYSKID from the coding sequence ATGCAAGCCGATAAGTCAAACCGAAACTTTGAACTAGCGGTAAAATTTGTCAACCATACCTCTAAAAATCTATTCTTAACTGGCAAAGCCGGTACAGGAAAAACAACTTTTTTAAGATATATTAAAGAAAATACGCATAAAAAGCATGCCATAGTAGCCCCTACGGGAATAGCAGCAATGAATGCAGGCGGAGTTACCATACATTCTTTTTTTCAATTACCATTTGGTTCCTTCGTCCCTTTACAGCAATATTCAAAACCGCATGATTCAGGCAACCTTTTTGACAGGCATAGCTTAATGAAGCACCTGCGCTTAAGGAAGGACAAAAGAGAACTTATGCAGGAGATTGACCTGTTAATCATTGATGAAGTCTCCATGCTCCGTGCGGATTTACTAGATGCCATAGACACCATTTTAAGACATGTCAGGCGTAGAAGGCACATACCTTTCGGAGGTGTACAGATGCTTTTTATTGGTGATCTATTTCAACTTCCACCAGTAACAGCCGAGCAAGAGTGGAAAGTTTTGCAAGAGTACTATCCCAGCCCGTTTTTCTTCCATGCCCATGGCCTACAAGAAGCCCCTCCTGTATACCTGGAACTAAAAAAAATATACAGACAGAAGGATGTGAAATTTATTACCCTGCTCAACAACCTCAGGAACAACAAAATTTCCAACGAAGATTTAGAACTTCTAAAAAGCTATTACCAACCAAACTTTAAACCACACCCAGAAAGCGGACACATTCTGTTAACAACACACAATGCAAAAGCTGACATTATCAACCAAGAGGAACTGGACAAGCTACCTGGAAAGGCATATACTTTTGAAGCTAAGCTAGAGGGCAATTTTGGGAAAAGCCTGCCAGCAGAGCAAACCTTAACCCTGAAAGAAGGTGCTCAAATTATGTTTATCAGAAATGACAAAGGAGAAAACAGGCGTTACTATAATGGGAAAACAGGAATCATTGATAAGATTGAAGAAGACAAAATATACGTAGCTTTTCCCGGACAAAGCGATAAACTACTGGTGGAGAAAGAGACTTGGAGAAATGTAAAGTACACCTATAATAAAGAAGAAGACAAAATCGAAGAAGACAACAAGGGTTCCTTCACCCAATACCCGATTAGGCTTGCCTGGGCTATAACTATTCACAAAAGTCAAGGTCTAACTTTTGACAAAGCCATAATTGACGCTGGAGAGTCTTTCGCACCGGGACAGGTTTATGTGGCGCTGAGCAGACTTACCTCACTAAACGGTCTAGTCCTTCTATCTAAAATAAATTCTGACTGTATTTATACAGACGCGCAGGCAAGTGCATTTTCACAAAATGAACCAGAGGAAAATCAGCTAAACAAAGAACTAGAGCAAGCAAAAGAAAGCTATATCCACAATTCCCTGATCAATGCATTCAACTGGAACAAGCTTCTTAATGTATTTACAAACTTTTATGAATCCTTTGATAATAGACGGATTCCTTTACAAGAAGAAGCCCAAGAGCTAGGAGAAAAACTTCTATCCTGCGTTGAGAAACAGGAAAATACAGCCTCAAAATTCACTGTCCAGTTGGAAAACTTGTTAAGCAATAAAGACAACAAACCTACAGACTACAACCATCTGAATGAAAGAATAGCTGCAGCTAGCGCCTACTTTAAAGAAAAAATACACAAAGAGCTGTTTAATCCCATAAAAGATCATTTACACATTATAAAAACAAAACCTAAAACTAAAAAATACCAGAAAGAGCTTAAATACCTACTAAACACCTTAAAACATAAAAAATCTATTTTAGAGAAAGGGTTGCTTATAACACAAGGCTTGGCTGAAGGGACTGATACAGAAATATTGCTAAAAGAACTTTCTGACAAAAAAGAAAGCCTTAAAAAAGAAGATTCAGAAAAAACGGAACGAAAAAAAGCAAAAGTCCCAAAGGGAGAAACTTTTAGAATATCGCTTAAAATGTTTAAAGAAGGAAAGAATATTTCCGATATAGCTCAAGAACGCGGATTGGTTACAAGTACAATAGAAAACCACCTCATCCGCTTCATTTCCACAGACGAGTTAAATTTAGAAGAGTTAGTTCCCAAGAAAAAAGCACAGCAAATTCTAAAGGCTATAAAGCAGTTAAATCAAGAAGAAGATTTTACGCTTTCAAAACTTAAAGGCATGTTAGGTGAAGAATATACCTATGGGGAAATTAGAGCAGCCATAGCTTATTACAAAAAGATGGAAGACTATTCAAAAATTGATTAA
- a CDS encoding metallophosphoesterase, which translates to MTKKITYILLASIGILVLLIDWYVFQGIKTLTTSAGMSAIVNTAYWVLFTGINILLFYFILGIRGREISTWAKTFFHLYLTILVTKLSFVTIMLGEDVYRTLAFAYNYNSEGEQHLPLRSKLVSKIGIVLASFPFAFFIYGISKGKYAYKVRKEVLYFDDLPEAFEGFTLTQISDIHAGSLDNPIAVKKGIELINAQNSDLFVFTGDIVNNEASELKPWIEIFKEIKAPYGKYSVLGNHDYGDYISWPSVEDKRTNLQNLKRFHKEIGFHLLLDNHVTIEKGGEKISLLGVENWGLGFGQKGDLKKALLGVEKSSFKVLLSHDPTHWEEVVKKEEVPVHLTLSGHTHGMQFGFELLGFKWSPVKYRYPHWAGMKKENGKHLYINRGFGFIGFSGRVGIWPEITVIEFRKKVIQKDSPLTKSQNKSIRSMEINI; encoded by the coding sequence ATGACAAAAAAAATAACATATATACTTCTTGCTTCCATAGGAATACTAGTGCTATTAATAGACTGGTATGTATTTCAGGGGATAAAGACTTTAACAACTTCAGCAGGTATGAGTGCGATAGTAAATACCGCTTATTGGGTTCTGTTCACAGGTATAAACATCCTTTTATTCTATTTTATATTAGGTATCAGAGGAAGAGAAATCAGTACATGGGCCAAAACCTTTTTTCATTTGTACCTCACTATCTTAGTTACGAAACTATCTTTTGTAACCATAATGCTAGGAGAAGATGTCTATAGAACCTTGGCATTTGCATACAATTATAATTCTGAAGGAGAGCAACACCTACCATTAAGAAGTAAATTAGTGAGTAAAATAGGTATAGTATTAGCTTCTTTCCCTTTTGCTTTTTTCATCTATGGTATCTCCAAAGGAAAGTATGCTTATAAGGTAAGAAAAGAAGTGCTTTATTTTGACGATTTGCCAGAAGCATTTGAAGGGTTCACGCTGACGCAAATTTCCGATATTCATGCGGGAAGCCTTGACAATCCAATAGCTGTAAAAAAAGGAATAGAGTTAATTAATGCCCAAAACTCTGACCTTTTCGTTTTCACTGGTGACATAGTCAACAATGAAGCTTCAGAATTAAAGCCTTGGATAGAAATTTTTAAAGAAATAAAAGCACCCTATGGAAAATATTCGGTTTTAGGCAACCATGATTATGGGGACTATATTTCATGGCCATCGGTTGAGGACAAGAGAACAAATCTACAAAACCTAAAGCGGTTTCATAAAGAAATAGGCTTCCACCTATTATTAGACAACCATGTAACAATTGAAAAGGGAGGTGAAAAAATAAGCCTGTTAGGGGTAGAAAACTGGGGTTTGGGCTTTGGGCAAAAAGGAGATTTAAAGAAAGCACTATTAGGGGTAGAAAAATCATCATTCAAGGTTCTATTAAGCCATGATCCAACACACTGGGAAGAAGTGGTAAAAAAAGAAGAAGTTCCTGTACACCTCACACTATCCGGCCATACACATGGAATGCAATTTGGGTTCGAGCTTCTAGGGTTTAAGTGGAGCCCGGTAAAATACCGTTATCCGCACTGGGCTGGTATGAAAAAAGAAAACGGAAAGCATTTATACATTAACAGAGGTTTTGGATTTATTGGCTTTTCTGGCAGGGTTGGCATTTGGCCAGAAATAACTGTTATAGAATTTAGAAAGAAAGTAATACAAAAAGATTCTCCGCTCACAAAATCACAAAACAAAAGCATACGTAGCATGGAAATAAACATATAG
- a CDS encoding DUF202 domain-containing protein: MSAPEPENADYSGDEGRQELAGDRTEWAQQRTLLAKERTFSAWIRTGISSMIAGLGIAEFLTAVDYAILARILAVILIVTGGTIYVIGFFSYKNALKELAEMGIRSTSLQLIGIVAFSLMFTACIALFIILTN; the protein is encoded by the coding sequence ATGAGTGCTCCAGAACCCGAAAATGCAGATTACAGCGGAGATGAAGGGCGCCAAGAACTTGCCGGCGACCGTACAGAGTGGGCCCAACAACGGACTTTGCTGGCCAAAGAGCGTACCTTTAGTGCTTGGATAAGGACAGGCATATCATCTATGATAGCCGGACTTGGTATTGCAGAGTTTTTAACGGCTGTAGATTACGCTATTTTGGCAAGAATACTTGCCGTAATTTTAATAGTGACAGGAGGAACAATTTACGTAATTGGCTTTTTCAGTTATAAAAACGCACTTAAAGAACTCGCTGAAATGGGAATCAGAAGCACTTCTCTTCAGTTAATAGGAATTGTGGCTTTTTCACTTATGTTTACTGCCTGTATAGCCTTATTTATTATATTAACCAATTAA
- a CDS encoding trypsin-like peptidase domain-containing protein, with translation MKNTCFYLIAVAMFIFQGCDASSENNAHLASVFSDGDRPDDFAEAAEHATPAVVHINAYGEGGGERHPLEELFGDPEGGPEQQQQPPGQGPGQQDQDPNLLGSGSGVIISEEGHIVTSLHIIAEAESIQVTLNDKRVYDATVEGTDPLTDLALIKIEEQDLPILEFADSDELQVGEWVIAVGNPFNLTSTVTAGIVSAKGRNLNILEGNGNRSIESFIQTDAAVNPGNSGGALVNTNGDLVGINAAIASPTGAFAGYSFAVPGNMVRKVVDDIMEYGEVRRGLLGVMIQDLNAQLADERDIENLNGVYVHEVNPGSAADDAGLQDGDIIVSLEDSEVNSPAEVQEIIGMKRPDEEVTVEYRRDGETRSTTARLQGGTDS, from the coding sequence ATGAAAAATACATGTTTTTATCTCATAGCAGTAGCTATGTTTATTTTTCAGGGATGTGATGCATCATCTGAAAATAATGCACATTTGGCGTCAGTCTTTAGCGATGGGGACAGACCAGACGATTTTGCGGAGGCGGCAGAGCATGCCACACCTGCAGTAGTTCATATAAACGCATATGGCGAAGGTGGTGGAGAAAGGCATCCGCTAGAGGAACTTTTCGGCGATCCTGAGGGTGGCCCTGAACAACAGCAGCAGCCACCAGGACAAGGACCTGGACAACAAGACCAGGATCCCAACCTTTTAGGGTCTGGTTCAGGTGTAATTATTTCTGAAGAAGGACATATTGTTACATCTTTGCACATAATTGCCGAAGCTGAAAGTATCCAAGTTACCCTTAACGACAAAAGGGTGTATGACGCAACAGTGGAAGGTACTGATCCACTGACCGACCTTGCGCTGATAAAAATAGAGGAACAGGATTTGCCAATATTAGAGTTTGCGGATTCTGACGAACTACAAGTTGGCGAATGGGTAATTGCGGTAGGCAACCCGTTTAATCTTACTTCTACAGTAACAGCTGGTATCGTAAGTGCAAAAGGGAGAAACCTGAACATTCTGGAAGGCAATGGAAACAGGTCTATCGAATCTTTTATCCAGACGGATGCTGCTGTAAACCCTGGAAACAGTGGAGGCGCCTTGGTAAATACCAATGGAGATTTAGTGGGTATCAATGCAGCCATTGCTAGTCCAACAGGAGCTTTTGCAGGATACTCTTTTGCAGTACCTGGAAATATGGTAAGAAAAGTTGTGGACGATATCATGGAATATGGAGAAGTTCGCAGAGGTTTATTAGGAGTAATGATCCAAGACTTGAATGCACAACTTGCCGACGAAAGAGACATTGAAAACCTTAACGGGGTCTATGTACACGAAGTGAACCCTGGTAGTGCAGCAGACGACGCTGGTCTGCAAGATGGAGACATCATTGTATCCTTAGAAGATTCAGAAGTAAACTCCCCTGCTGAGGTTCAAGAAATTATAGGTATGAAGAGACCTGATGAAGAGGTTACTGTAGAGTACAGACGCGACGGGGAAACCAGGTCAACCACAGCAAGGTTGCAAGGTGGAACAGATAGTTAA
- a CDS encoding transporter substrate-binding domain-containing protein yields MINFYRFTKLFLLLAMPLLFTQCAPEPQKETKKQASSEEFVEDAINAPEKPKLTHDFTQIKNDGVLRAIVGYSSTSFFTYKGEPMGYEYELLKKLSDHLGVKLEIVLARNYDEMFTMLNEGKGDIIAFGLTITESRRKFVDFTSWHTTTEQVLVQRKPDNWRDIPVHRTEKQLIRNVLDLTEKEVYVRKKSSYFERLINLGHEIGEPINIKTVPGDMSTEELIRLVNEKEIPCTVADQHIAMLNSTFYRDLDIKTKISFPQRIAWAVRKNSPELLEVVNEWVEKNRGTVTFNVIFNKYFKNNKAFRERAGSMYFSKTGGKISEYDDFIKAAASEINWDWRLLASLIFQESRFDANAESWAGAVGLMQMMPATAKEHGCNDLRNPHESLKAGTSFLKWLLNYWSEIEVEEERVKFVLASYNVGHGHVQDARRLAKKYGADPNVWDDNVAKYLLKKSSEEYYTQDVVRHGYCRCAEPYQYVKAILKRYKIYKELIPA; encoded by the coding sequence ATGATCAACTTTTACAGGTTTACAAAATTATTTCTTTTGCTGGCTATGCCATTGCTATTCACGCAATGTGCACCAGAACCACAAAAAGAGACAAAAAAACAAGCGTCATCAGAAGAGTTTGTTGAAGACGCAATAAATGCTCCAGAAAAACCTAAACTTACGCACGATTTTACACAAATTAAAAATGATGGGGTACTGAGGGCTATTGTAGGATATAGTTCAACAAGCTTCTTTACTTATAAAGGAGAGCCAATGGGCTATGAGTATGAACTGCTAAAAAAGCTTTCAGACCATTTAGGCGTGAAATTGGAAATCGTGTTAGCTAGAAATTATGATGAAATGTTTACTATGCTCAATGAAGGCAAAGGGGACATCATCGCTTTTGGACTGACCATTACAGAGTCCAGAAGAAAGTTCGTAGATTTTACAAGTTGGCACACCACTACAGAGCAAGTCCTTGTTCAGCGAAAACCAGACAACTGGAGAGACATACCCGTACATAGGACTGAGAAACAGCTAATCAGAAATGTACTGGATCTCACAGAAAAAGAAGTTTATGTACGGAAAAAATCAAGTTACTTTGAAAGGTTGATCAATCTAGGGCATGAAATCGGTGAACCGATAAACATTAAAACAGTACCTGGCGATATGAGTACAGAAGAGTTGATACGCTTGGTCAACGAGAAAGAGATACCGTGCACCGTTGCCGATCAACATATAGCTATGCTTAACAGCACATTTTACCGTGACTTAGATATAAAAACAAAAATCAGCTTCCCTCAAAGAATCGCCTGGGCCGTGAGGAAAAACTCACCCGAACTATTAGAAGTTGTTAATGAATGGGTTGAAAAAAACAGGGGAACAGTTACTTTTAATGTGATCTTTAATAAATACTTTAAAAACAACAAAGCATTTAGAGAACGTGCCGGGAGTATGTATTTTTCCAAAACAGGAGGAAAAATATCTGAATATGACGATTTTATTAAAGCAGCCGCTTCTGAAATCAATTGGGACTGGCGCTTACTAGCATCTCTAATTTTTCAAGAATCACGCTTTGATGCCAATGCAGAATCATGGGCAGGTGCCGTTGGGCTAATGCAAATGATGCCTGCTACTGCAAAAGAACATGGGTGCAACGACCTTAGAAACCCACATGAATCTTTAAAAGCAGGCACATCATTTTTGAAATGGCTCTTAAATTATTGGTCAGAAATAGAGGTAGAAGAAGAAAGGGTTAAATTTGTTTTAGCCTCTTACAATGTAGGACATGGACATGTGCAAGATGCCAGAAGGCTCGCAAAAAAATACGGTGCAGACCCTAACGTTTGGGATGACAATGTAGCAAAGTATTTATTGAAAAAATCTAGTGAAGAATACTATACCCAAGATGTGGTAAGACATGGTTACTGCCGATGTGCTGAACCTTATCAGTATGTAAAAGCTATTTTAAAAAGGTATAAAATCTATAAAGAGCTAATTCCAGCATAG
- a CDS encoding NAD(P)/FAD-dependent oxidoreductase, whose amino-acid sequence MNIHIPESNLKRVVIIGAGFGGLKLARRLASKDYQVVLLDKNNYHQFQPLFYQVATAGLEPSAISFPLRKAFQSHPNVHIRITEVKSIDPEKNEVQTALGELRYDYLVLSMGADTNYYGMKSIMEKSMPMKSVSEALALRNHLLQNLEDALSVSDDIERQRLMNIVVVGGGPTGVEVAGTLAEMKKTVLPKDFPDLDFTSMKIYLVEAAGKVLNPMSPKASEKAEEYLTKLGVTVRTNIGVKDYDGKTVFLGDGYTIESRTLIWAAGVKANVIPGIPASVINRGGRISVDRYNRVEGFDNIFALGDQALMVEEKFPNGHPQVAQPALQQADCLAKNLIRELKGKPWKEFSYNDLGSMATVGRNLAVVDLPFIKFQGFFAWLVWMFVHLMSIVGVKNRLLIFINWCWNYITYDQSLRLIIKPKVKPNTSESSKKEEEEELIV is encoded by the coding sequence ATGAATATTCACATCCCGGAAAGTAATTTAAAAAGAGTTGTCATTATAGGAGCGGGCTTTGGTGGCTTGAAGTTGGCTCGTAGGCTTGCTTCTAAGGACTATCAGGTTGTTTTGTTAGATAAAAATAACTACCATCAGTTTCAACCTTTATTTTATCAAGTAGCTACGGCTGGTCTGGAACCAAGTGCAATATCTTTTCCTCTTCGTAAGGCTTTTCAATCACACCCTAACGTTCACATCCGTATTACGGAAGTTAAGTCTATTGACCCGGAGAAAAACGAGGTTCAAACAGCGCTGGGAGAGCTTCGGTATGATTACTTAGTTTTATCTATGGGCGCAGACACCAACTACTACGGCATGAAGTCTATTATGGAAAAATCTATGCCTATGAAATCAGTCAGCGAAGCGCTTGCGTTGCGGAACCACCTTCTTCAAAACCTCGAGGACGCACTTTCTGTTTCTGATGACATAGAAAGACAGCGCTTGATGAATATTGTTGTGGTAGGTGGAGGGCCTACTGGGGTAGAGGTGGCAGGTACATTGGCGGAAATGAAAAAAACTGTTTTGCCTAAAGATTTTCCTGACCTTGACTTTACCTCAATGAAAATTTATTTGGTAGAAGCGGCTGGAAAAGTGCTTAATCCTATGTCGCCCAAAGCTTCGGAAAAGGCTGAAGAATACCTGACAAAGCTTGGTGTGACCGTTAGGACAAACATAGGCGTAAAAGACTATGATGGTAAAACCGTGTTTTTAGGGGATGGCTACACGATTGAAAGTAGAACGCTTATCTGGGCTGCTGGTGTGAAAGCTAATGTAATCCCAGGTATTCCAGCATCTGTTATAAACAGAGGTGGCCGAATTTCTGTAGATCGATATAATAGGGTAGAAGGGTTTGATAATATTTTTGCATTAGGTGACCAAGCACTTATGGTGGAAGAAAAGTTCCCCAATGGACACCCACAAGTGGCGCAGCCTGCTTTGCAACAAGCAGACTGTTTGGCCAAAAATTTAATCCGTGAACTTAAAGGGAAGCCTTGGAAAGAGTTTTCTTATAATGATCTTGGTTCTATGGCTACTGTAGGTCGTAATTTGGCAGTAGTAGATTTGCCATTTATTAAGTTCCAAGGCTTCTTTGCTTGGTTGGTTTGGATGTTTGTGCATTTAATGTCTATTGTTGGTGTAAAGAATCGTTTGTTGATTTTTATTAATTGGTGTTGGAATTATATTACCTATGACCAATCGCTTCGTTTGATCATTAAACCAAAAGTAAAACCAAATACCTCGGAGTCTTCTAAGAAAGAAGAAGAAGAGGAGCTGATTGTATAG